The genome window AAATTATGGAGATAGAGACTACTCTCTTTGGCTGTGGGGATTCCTTTGAGCAAGAAAGTGTGGTCCCAAGTGTCAAAGGAGGAACACCAGGACAATCTGAAGGTCTAGCTGATGATGAAAGTGAAGCTAATGCTAGCAGAGGTAAATATATAAATCCAGAGATAGGAAAGAACAAGGAAACCAATAAAGAAGCTTGCGTGGAACCAATTATTGGAAGAAATTCGCTTAAGAGACTCAAGTACAGAAAATCAGGAAGCGAGAAGGACAAGAATTTGGGGGCCAGTGTTGTGTGCATAAATGGCGCCCCTGGTGTTGGAAAGACTGACCTTGCTTTGGAATTTGCTTACAGGTATTCACAGAGATACAAGATGGTCTTGTGGGTAGGGGGTGAAGCTCGCTACTTTCGACAGAACATATTGAACTTGTCTCTAAATTTGGGCCTGGATGTGAGTGCAGATGCAGAGAAGGAAAGAGGGAGGATAAGGAATTTCGATGAGCAAGAATTAGAAGCATTCAAGAGAGTTAAAAGGGAGATATTCCGTGACATGCCATATTTACTAATTATAGATAATTTAGAGACTGAGAAGGAGTGGTGGGAAGGGAAGGATCTTCATGATTTAATACCAAGTAACACTGGTGGTACCCATGTCATTATCACAACACAGCTCAACCAGGTAATGAACGTTGATCCCTTGCAGCTTCAGCCATTGTCCACATCCGATGCCATGATATTGATAAGGGGAAGACGTAAAAAGGAGTATCCAGCAGGAGAGGTGGAATTCCTCAAAAAATTTGATGAGAAACTTGGGAGGTCGAGTTTTGGTCTTTGGGTGGTTGGTTCCTTGCTATCAGAGCTTGCAATTTTGCCGTCTGCTCTATTCGAAGCTGTGAATCAGGTTCCAGTTGAAGCCACAACTTGCTCTAATCCGTCCGTTCCACATCAACAGTTCTGCAGAACAAATCCATTTCTAATGAAAACACTGGTTTTCTGTACAGTCCTCTTGCAGCAAAGCAACGATAGCAGGGACTCCCTTGCCTCAAGAATGCTTCAGGTAGGAGCATGGTTTGCTCCAGCACCCATCTCAGTGAATTTACTGGCAGCAGCTGCAAAGAAAATTCCTGTAAATAGAAACAGATTCAAGATGTGGACTAAGTGCATGAAAGTTGCTCTATGCTTCTACTCGGGGCATTGCCTGACAAGCCAAACATGGAAAAGTGAAGAGGAAGCAGCACTACTTTTAGTTAAATTGGGTTTGGCACGAAAAGCCAACAGACAGCCTGGATGTTGGATCCAATTCCATCCCATCACTCAGATCTTTGCGAAAAGGAAAGATGGATTAGTTGCTGCTAAAGCCAATGTTCAAGGTGCAAGGAAAATTGGAAACCCACTAGTAGATTCTGACCATCTCTGGTCATGTGCTTTCCTTGTATTTGGTTTCAAGTCCGAACCACCAGTCATTCAGCTCAAGGCCATTGACATGGTTCTCTTCATTAGAAAGACAGCTCTTCCATTGGCAATTAGTACCTTCACAACATTCTCAAGGTGCAACTCAGCCTTAGAACTCTTGAAGGTCTGCACAAATGTGCTTGAAGAAGCAGAGAAGTCATTTGTTTCTCAAATACAAGACTGGTGCCACGGATCTCTGTGCTGGAAAAAGAAGCTGCAATCCAACCAAAGAGTGGACGAGTATGTTTGGCAAGAGGTGACATTATTGAAAGCTACCCTGCTGGAAACTAGAGCAAAGCTGTTATTAAGAGGAGGTCATTTTGATAGCGGAGAGGATCTCTGCAGAACCTGCATTAGCATCCGAACCGTAATGCTGGGTCATAACCATGCTCAAACTTTGGCTGCTCAACAAATATTAGCTAAATTAGTAAGGATGAGAAGCAAAATATGATCCCAAAACTCTCCAGAAAGCCACTCTTTGGTGGCTCAGTTTTGTTTACCGTGACCATGCAATTCACTCTGTTAGTTTATGTAACATAGAAATCATCCATTATAAAGTATTTTTCACCACATCAGTTCAAGACTTATTTCGTTTCAACAATTTACTGATTTCGTCTAGAAAATTTAACCAATGCCACATAATCAACCTACAACATTTGCAGTATCCTTCCTGCCAGATAGACAGAATAGACATGTCTAGTGTTTTTCTAGTTGGATGAACCCATGTCTCATGGCATTTGATCATTCATTTACTACGCATCAGTTCTGTCTCGTTAAGCAATTAAAAAGATTGTCATTTTAGTTATATTCACAACCCTGGAAGAAAAAAGGCAAATCAGCCATTAAAAAATAGGATATTGTTGTATTTTCTCAATCAACAAAAGTTCACATTAGGAGGAAAAAGAAAAGGCGAGTGGAACAAATAAAAATGGACAATGTTGCTCATTGAGACAATCTTCAAAATAAAACACAAAACCAGCGGCAACAGATTTTCCTGTAAACCTTTGGAACCAGTAGCTACCTTACAAAGAAAAACTCtgcaaattcaacaacaataataaaaaattcAGTGTAATCCCTGGGATTTGGGGAGGTTAGTGTCTTCGCACACCTTACCCCTATCTCAAAGACACACAGAAGAACCAAACAATTTTTCAGCATCTCTTCCTTAAATCAGAACCGCACACCAAATGCATCTTATGAACACAACTCTCAAGTCAAAAATCAAGCTTGCAATCaaccaaaacacaaaaaatgtAAATCAATTAATGTTGGTGAGTTAGTGAAAGTTGCGAGGGCAAAATCAAGTTCTTCTTTCAGCATTTGAAATCAAGCCAGTCGAAACGGCGTCGTCTTCATCCACAAACAGCCCTTCTGGATTCCTCAATAAGCCATGAATCACTGTCACCAAAAATCCTACCGCTACACCAATGAGCAAAGTATTTAAAATTCCTGTGAACCAAGCAGCAATTGCAGAAACAATCACGAGACCCGAAATCACAGCTAGATCGCTAATTTGGTGCCCTAGAACAACCATAGGATCCTCCCGGAAGAACAGAAGAATCAACCACATTGCAAAAACCAAACCGGCGAAAATCAACGAAAAGGGTGAGCCGATAAGTGAAGCGGCTGAGCAAGCAGATATGACAATGGCATAGTTGACGGAGAAGTACTTGAAATTCCGGCGAATGCGAATTGCAGCATCGGAGAAAGATGCCGGAAGATCGACGGCGCTTGCTCCGGCGAGGAATTCAGGCCACGGTCGACTACGGGAAAGAAATGTAAAGAGATTGTGAATAGATCGGTTAACGACGTCATCGCCGGAAATTGGGATGGTGGTGTAGGTTGCCGTGGCCATGGCGGTCGCGGCGGTAGATGTTGCTGATGGCATATTTGTGAATTGGGTTACCAGTTTGACCAGGGTGTTTTGACCAATACACAATAATTGGTCACTAGTCATGGGCGTGTCAGTTTAAAGACGGAAATTTCGTGTTTGATAGTAGTAAAATAATAATGGAAGGTTTAAATAATCTTCTTTTCTTATTATTGTCCCCAAGAGCGATATGTTTGAATAATCTGTTATAACGTTTTGACTTTTTCATGCTTATGTGTGATCGATATTAGAGACGTTCTTGTCAATTATTTGGCTTAGCTCTAAGGTCTAATTTCAGTAAAATTTTAAAGGGACAAGGACAGAAATTGAAATAcccaaaagagaagaagaaagaaaattttATTACACTTTGTTCAGATTTAAAAAACCGTAAATCCCATTTTTCTTTTCCTCGATTGCTCTATTTTTTGAGGTTTCAACCTAGAAATTAAGATTCTGAACAtaactttttttattttctccAAAACATGATGAGGTTAAACTGATTTTTCTGCATTTAAGATAAAAAATTATTGGtatttaatttataatattatatCATATTGGTTAATTCTTTTGGATAAAATTGAAGCTTGTTTATGATGAAAATGCTAAAAAGAAATAAGAAGCCCTAGGAATGGCACCATAAAAAATGGTTGTTTCGCCAGCAAATGGAAAGTAAAAGtataaattttaataaattaaaaaacctTATAAATTTTTGTTATTTCCTTGAAAGAAGAATAAATATATGTTAATATCGGCTTGCTAGGTGGGAGCGCGCCCAATTCTTATGCCTGTATAAATTTAGTTTACTAATTATCTTTTTCAAAAAATTTAGTAGTATACTTTCCCATTCTTtaagcattttatatttttaattatttgtaaTCAAAGTGGCAAAAAATATTTCAGCATTTTAAAGAGAGATAAATATGATACCAAGATTGCATTTACATTTGTATTAATGTAGTTAATATATTATTTCacttgttaataaaatattttattatgttatcaagtattttcttaattttaaatGATATTCTCAATATTTTGGTATACTACATGGTGAATCATGTTATAATTGTTTTTAGTATGTTAAATGGTATTCATAATATCCTTTGGTATACTACATCATATGCCATGTAGTACACCATGAGGTATTGTAACGACCAGACTGGTCGGTTTGAGCACTTATATttttctcggtagtttgagggcatgaatatccccgcatgatgtattatgtgatgaaccgataggtcatcttatgttttagaacctaattctgtatTTCGAAGTctcaaatacctcattttagccctcctcgatttgcgtgcagtCCGGATATttttttttcggaaagtttttatgttaaaaactgaaaaatatgaaATCTTTGCCTTAAaacccatttgagttgactttggtcaacgtattgagcaaacagactcagatccgtattttgacggccGCGATgtgtccgtatcgtgatttgggatttgggcgtatgcccggaatcgaattcataagtccctaactcgagttaccgcattttattgaaatttgaaagtttaaaagctTAATGAATCTAAAGGTTTGATCGATGTTTTAAATTGTTGATACCAaattcgtattttggttccggaatcTGATATAGGTTCAtttctatatttatgacttgtccgtcaaatttggtgagaaacggagttggttttgACGTGATTTAGACGTCCGGTTGTTgtaatagaagttttaaagttttcttgaaaatgttTTTTGATTTGGTactcgattcgtagttttagggaTTATCTTGGCGATTTggtcatgcgagcaagttcgtataatatttttagacttgtgtgcacatttgttttagagccccgagggctcgggtgagtttcggataggctacagagtggttTAGACTTGGAAAAAAATAGCTGGTGCATCAGGTCTACAGATCTCGTATTTGCGAGgacttgatcgcaaatgcgagcctcgcaaatgtgaagtcaggctcgcatttgcgtAGAGGGAGGGGGCTGGGtcagcttcgcttttgcgaagagaaGCCCGCAAATATGATGGgggcagggttcgcatttgcgagaatattgtcgcatttgcgactggaATCAGATCAAGGcacactcgcatttgcgagccagaagTTCGCTTTTGCAAAGTACcttggctcgcatttgcgacatatGCGTTGCATTTGCGAAGTTAGCAGGCTCAgtgattcttcgcatttgcgaggaattgATAGCAATTGCGGTCGTCGCAATTACGAACCTTGTGTTGCAATTGTGATAACTACAGCTGGGTAAAAGAAGGgaaaaacgagatttttgttcattcttcaaattttcaaaactagaaaaccactgaggcgatttttcaaagaactcttcTCCCCCAatccattggtaagtgattctaatctattttcttttaatctttcattacatttcataagttttcaacctaaaatctagtattttcatggtgaaaattgagggtttgggtagaattaagaatttttgtaaaattagaattagacctcaaattgaggtcaaattttaaaataaattatataaccgggctcaggggtgaatgggtactcgagttttggtccgaatttcgggtttggaccaagcgggcccgagaattgacttttgttgactttttagaaattgtataaaAACCACAGCTTTactaattgaaattattttttcttgcattgtgtgatgtatttaagtcatctttggctagattgagccgggcgaaggtgaatttgtaaaggaaaaagctaaattgagtatcgagttagccgaattgaggtaagtgtcttgcctaactttgttgaggaaatttttcctactatttgatattgtttgctacatgcgggggtgatacatatatgaggtgacgatcatatatgcatgtgccagggttaaccatgctcgagggttaattatattataaattgtgtcttgtagaataACGTGACCATGCTGTGGTGTTGAATTTAATGACTTGAGTGTTTTTCTCACAGTATGAAAGTTTTGAGGTGATTATTGTGGTTCATTGGGTTTCGttctaaggaaaggattggtcaagatattggaaactgttagattgtgatctcttctagtactctgtTATTGCCTTGTACATTCGTTCGTATGCTCTATTCTGCTATattgtagtatagttctattgttagTTACATTACAAATTTTATCAGTGagcatcttttaactaaaaagcctcatcactacttcgacAAGGTTAAataaaatacttactgggtacatgggatcggttgtactcatactacacttctgcaccttgcgtgcagatttttggagcggagctgctggtgatgtcagaagctgaccctgaagatgttcgtgcattccggatatagctgccacttgtccttggtagctttagattttgctAATCTGTAATGTAACCTTCAAAcagatcgtgtaattatttgtatcagctTGTAAATTTCaagtcttaaaag of Nicotiana tomentosiformis chromosome 7, ASM39032v3, whole genome shotgun sequence contains these proteins:
- the LOC104084634 gene encoding uncharacterized protein, which translates into the protein MDDEKSPKEIPTVDTQSLTIKIANSGGKKLGKDIFSAVLPSGQQKLVADSATSSPYNSPSLISPPSSAFVSALQSPYISPRATLVTNPSAQENLIAPTILVANPKQETPIAPTSVSHPSPPVSYCGSQSDDVPSTSYTPPPERYDFSDDPTDTKLKIVTCVPVSGPETDPRISFSFPVPRISFAKGSISPASNAKLRSCDVYIGFHGQNLNLARFCKWLKSELELQGIACFIADRAKYADNQSHEIADRVICSVTFGVVVVTSCSFFNHLSLEEIRFFAQKKNLIPLFFNTDANEIASLFNRNADAKKCKEVLDAILKCHEFKLETNESNWRSCVSKAAGILRAKLGRKSVAEKTEEGFEELPFPRNKSFVGREREIMEIETTLFGCGDSFEQESVVPSVKGGTPGQSEGLADDESEANASRGKYINPEIGKNKETNKEACVEPIIGRNSLKRLKYRKSGSEKDKNLGASVVCINGAPGVGKTDLALEFAYRYSQRYKMVLWVGGEARYFRQNILNLSLNLGLDVSADAEKERGRIRNFDEQELEAFKRVKREIFRDMPYLLIIDNLETEKEWWEGKDLHDLIPSNTGGTHVIITTQLNQVMNVDPLQLQPLSTSDAMILIRGRRKKEYPAGEVEFLKKFDEKLGRSSFGLWVVGSLLSELAILPSALFEAVNQVPVEATTCSNPSVPHQQFCRTNPFLMKTLVFCTVLLQQSNDSRDSLASRMLQVGAWFAPAPISVNLLAAAAKKIPVNRNRFKMWTKCMKVALCFYSGHCLTSQTWKSEEEAALLLVKLGLARKANRQPGCWIQFHPITQIFAKRKDGLVAAKANVQGARKIGNPLVDSDHLWSCAFLVFGFKSEPPVIQLKAIDMVLFIRKTALPLAISTFTTFSRCNSALELLKVCTNVLEEAEKSFVSQIQDWCHGSLCWKKKLQSNQRVDEYVWQEVTLLKATLLETRAKLLLRGGHFDSGEDLCRTCISIRTVMLGHNHAQTLAAQQILAKLVRMRSKI